A single genomic interval of Cetobacterium sp. ZOR0034 harbors:
- a CDS encoding LacI family DNA-binding transcriptional regulator codes for MKKKLTIKEIAELSGVGKSTVSRFLNDGYVSETVKEKIERVISENNYEPNVFARGIKAKNNRFIGVIVPCLDSTITSTILMQLDNRLRELGYIPLIINTNHDISLELANLENLSRLKVEGIILVATEVRDEHKIFVKKSKIPVLFVGQICDEAYSIANDEIGAGKTVGSYVAKSGHKDILYVGVNEKDILVGSIRKRAVINELKKYDCDVQIIESDFSFDKTEALVFEYLKDNKVTCIICATDNMAFGTIKALNTLGVKIPEEVSVVGFGGYKVSDIIIPSLTTVRFFNEMTGKLAAESIVKLIGNLEIEKLQSIGFEFLERKSVAKI; via the coding sequence ATGAAGAAAAAATTAACGATTAAAGAAATAGCAGAACTTTCAGGCGTGGGAAAAAGTACTGTCTCTAGATTTTTAAATGATGGATACGTCAGTGAAACTGTAAAAGAAAAGATAGAGAGAGTCATATCGGAAAACAATTATGAACCGAATGTTTTTGCTAGAGGAATAAAAGCTAAAAACAATAGATTTATAGGAGTTATTGTCCCATGTTTAGATTCAACAATTACCTCAACAATTTTGATGCAGTTAGATAATAGACTTAGAGAGTTAGGGTATATACCTTTAATAATAAATACAAATCATGATATCTCGTTAGAGTTAGCAAACTTAGAGAATCTTTCAAGATTAAAAGTTGAGGGAATAATATTGGTTGCTACAGAAGTCAGAGATGAACATAAGATATTTGTAAAAAAAAGTAAAATTCCAGTACTGTTTGTTGGACAGATTTGTGACGAAGCATATTCGATAGCAAATGATGAAATTGGTGCAGGAAAAACAGTTGGGAGTTATGTAGCAAAATCAGGACATAAAGATATTTTGTATGTAGGAGTAAATGAAAAAGATATCCTGGTTGGAAGTATTAGAAAAAGAGCTGTTATAAATGAGCTAAAAAAATATGATTGTGATGTGCAGATAATTGAAAGTGATTTTAGTTTTGACAAAACTGAAGCTTTAGTTTTTGAATATTTGAAAGATAACAAAGTTACATGTATAATATGTGCAACAGATAATATGGCTTTTGGTACAATTAAAGCGTTGAATACTTTGGGAGTAAAAATTCCAGAAGAAGTTTCTGTAGTTGGATTTGGAGGTTATAAAGTTTCAGATATAATTATTCCTTCACTTACAACAGTAAGATTTTTTAATGAAATGACAGGAAAGCTCGCAGCAGAAAGTATCGTAAAGTTAATTGGAAATCTAGAGATTGAAAAACTTCAAAGCATAGGTTTTGAGTTTTTAGAAAGAAAAAGCGTTGCAAAAATATGA
- a CDS encoding sugar O-acetyltransferase, producing the protein MKTEKEKMIAGEMYNPTDAQLLKDKDDAKRFCQKYNSTDDTSYEIRKNLMKNFLGKTGENLHIESNFRLEYGYNIEIGENFYANYDCLLLDICPIIIGDNAMLAPGVHIYSATHPVDPTERNSGKEYGKPVKIGHNVWIGGRSVIAPGVTLGDNVVVAAGSVVTKSFGDNVVIGGNPAKIIKHIEVK; encoded by the coding sequence ATGAAAACTGAAAAAGAAAAAATGATAGCTGGAGAGATGTATAATCCAACAGATGCACAACTTTTAAAAGATAAAGATGATGCTAAAAGATTTTGTCAAAAATATAATTCAACAGATGATACAAGCTATGAAATTAGAAAAAATTTAATGAAGAATTTTTTAGGAAAAACAGGAGAAAATTTACATATCGAATCTAATTTTAGATTGGAATATGGTTACAATATAGAAATTGGAGAGAATTTCTATGCAAATTATGATTGCTTACTATTGGATATCTGTCCAATTATAATAGGAGATAATGCAATGCTAGCTCCGGGGGTACATATATATTCAGCAACTCATCCAGTTGATCCAACAGAAAGAAACTCAGGGAAAGAGTATGGAAAGCCAGTAAAAATTGGTCATAATGTTTGGATAGGTGGTAGATCAGTTATAGCACCTGGAGTAACTTTGGGAGATAATGTTGTTGTAGCAGCAGGATCTGTTGTAACTAAAAGTTTTGGGGACAATGTAGTTATTGGTGGAAATCCAGCTAAAATTATAAAGCATATCGAAGTAAAATAG
- the megL gene encoding methionine gamma-lyase, with protein MNKNIKSGFGTTSIHGGSTKNPFGTLATPIYQTSTFIFDSAEQGGRRFALEEDGYIYSRLGNPTVTVVEEKLALLEEGEAALATASGMGAIASTMWTVLKAGDHVISDKTLYGCTFALMSHGLTKFGIEVEFIDTSDLKAVEKAMRSNTRVVYLETPANPNLKIVDIEKVAEIAHRNDNTLVVVDNTFATPYCQKPLTLGADIVVHSATKYLNGHGDVIAGFVVGSKDLVTQIRLVGVKDMTGAVLSPMDAYYIIRGMKTLEIRMERHCSNAKKVAEFLNTHPKVTTVFYPGLHTHPGHDIAVKQMKDFGGIFAFELEGGIEAGKTLLNNLELCSLAVSLGDTETLIQHPASMTHSPYTREERLTAGITDGLVRISVGLENVEDIIEDLRKGLELV; from the coding sequence ATGAATAAAAATATTAAAAGTGGTTTTGGAACTACATCTATTCATGGAGGAAGTACAAAAAATCCATTTGGAACTTTAGCAACACCAATTTATCAAACATCAACTTTTATATTCGATTCAGCTGAACAAGGTGGAAGAAGATTCGCATTGGAAGAGGATGGATACATATATTCTAGACTAGGAAATCCGACTGTGACAGTTGTTGAAGAAAAATTAGCTCTTTTAGAAGAGGGAGAAGCAGCATTAGCTACAGCTTCAGGAATGGGAGCTATCGCTTCAACTATGTGGACAGTTTTAAAAGCTGGAGATCATGTTATTTCTGATAAAACGCTTTATGGGTGTACTTTTGCACTTATGAGCCATGGGCTTACAAAGTTTGGAATTGAAGTTGAGTTTATTGATACATCAGACCTTAAAGCTGTAGAGAAAGCTATGAGAAGTAACACAAGAGTGGTTTATTTAGAAACACCAGCAAACCCAAATTTAAAAATAGTAGATATAGAAAAAGTTGCTGAGATTGCTCATAGAAATGATAATACACTTGTAGTTGTAGATAATACTTTTGCTACTCCTTATTGTCAAAAGCCTTTGACTTTAGGTGCTGATATTGTTGTTCATTCAGCAACAAAATATTTAAATGGTCACGGAGATGTAATAGCAGGATTTGTGGTAGGTTCAAAAGATTTAGTAACACAAATTAGACTTGTTGGAGTTAAGGATATGACTGGAGCAGTTTTAAGTCCAATGGATGCTTATTATATAATTAGAGGAATGAAAACATTAGAGATTAGAATGGAAAGACACTGTTCTAACGCGAAAAAAGTTGCAGAATTTTTAAATACTCATCCAAAAGTGACAACAGTATTCTACCCTGGACTACACACACACCCAGGTCACGATATTGCTGTTAAACAGATGAAAGATTTTGGTGGAATTTTTGCATTTGAATTAGAAGGTGGAATTGAAGCTGGAAAAACTTTATTAAATAACTTAGAACTTTGTTCGTTAGCAGTTTCATTGGGAGATACAGAAACATTAATTCAACATCCAGCTTCAATGACGCACTCACCATATACAAGAGAGGAGAGATTAACAGCTGGAATTACAGATGGTCTCGTTAGAATATCTGTTGGACTTGAGAATGTTGAGGATATTATAGAGGATTTAAGAAAAGGTTTAGAATTAGTATAG